A genomic stretch from Setaria italica strain Yugu1 chromosome VII, Setaria_italica_v2.0, whole genome shotgun sequence includes:
- the LOC101758741 gene encoding probable WRKY transcription factor 54, whose protein sequence is MGEGAVREVAQVYERIKIQHPLLLHYYSSHHHQPTTQLAHNLLSDALRALNLALSVMKQHPAAAGSVTPRIVKAAEPQISPPSAASADSQAIVTSTARSGKRRRSSVMMEGKKSSWVNFTTVPYEDGYGWRKYGEKKINGTSYTRSYFRCTYKDDTGCLATKHVQQKDCNSDPPMFQVTYNNGHTCKNFTTTTAANNSGSSNDLALIGCCNSSEGVTIISSRNNGHAGAAMNNIKQEQPPVLLPPPLEISALPFDASRSGESWDQYSAGDVAQIEEASAGDGLLDDPELFVLCTSFKVY, encoded by the exons ATGGGCGAGGGCGCGGTGAGGGAGGTGGCGCAGGTGTACGAGCGCATCAAGATCCAGcaccctctcctcctccactaCTACTCCTCGCATCATCATCAGCCGACGACCCAGCTGGCGCACAACCTCCTCAGCGACGCGCTGCGAGCCCTCAACCTCGCGCTCTCCGTCATGAAGCAacatcctgctgctgctggttcaGTGACACCAAGAATCGTCAAAGCTGCAGAGCCTCAAATCTCACCGCCCAGCGCAGCATCTGCCGACTCCCAAGCAATAGTGACCAGCACGGCAAGAAGCGGCAAGAGAAGAAG ATCATCGGTGAtgatggaaggcaaaaaatcaTCATGGGTCAACTTTACCACCGTGCCTTACGAGGATGGCTACGGGTGGAGGAAATACGGCGAGAAGAAGATCAACGGCACCAGCTACACCAGGAGCTACTTCAGGTGCACCTACAAGGACGACACAGGTTGCCTGGCAACAAAGCACGTCCAGCAGAAGGACTGTAACAGTGACCCTCCCATGTTCCAAGTCACCTACAACAACGGCCACACTTGCAAGAACTTCACTACCACCACAGCTGCCAACAACAGCGGCAGTAGTAACGATCTTGCACTAATAGGTTGCTGCAACAGCAGCGAGGGAGTAACAATAATCAGTTCTCGAAATAATGGCCATGCCGGCGCCGCCATGAATAATATCAAGCAAGAACAACCGCCAgtgctgctgccgcctccgctcgAGATTTCTGCTCTCCCTTTCGATGCATCTCGATCCGGCGAGTCCTGGGATCAATATTCTGCAGGGGACGTGGCGCAGATAGAGGAAGCATCAGCTGGAGATGGCCTTCTCGATGATCCGGAGCTTTTTGTCCTGTGCACCAGCTTCAAGGTCTACTag
- the LOC101772093 gene encoding pentatricopeptide repeat-containing protein At5g39710-like, which yields MEEEGYIDAGSLGGRLVPVWSVKCWEFLHPDHRRVLSLPASWRSLPASLRHDALLALARLLKTVPQCHLALHAVSPPRSSGTPSSTPLAARFAAASRLAVSASALRPFAAILLAALLPAVSPDLLSWSSSYGSTGGSARVRYAALRLALHAFLAAGMAAEALHVLARVRRSGNTPSLSALAALLRLLFRSGEVRAAWNVFEEMATRGPRPSLAIFNAMVLGFCHRGMLRVASGLLGVLEKKFSIVPDVCSYNILIKGHCLFGWSGDAFKLFEEMRRAGCEPTVVTYNILVDVLCHEGRMVEARSLFDEMAQVGIKANTITFNVLIDGYAKTGLMDEASAAYKEMKVRGLVPDSCTFNILAAGSYKFGHAAQLVHDREMFCSDTADDLDVLVCRLCWDGRLDGAWELLRGAIEQGVPVSVAGFNALIAAYSKEGLHDAAFQLYRIMNKLGLAPSTHIFCYLVMGLCNQGRLDEAQLVVEYMVSKGYCLSTSFTIYLDASFREGDAVRALKCWDDMEKIGLQPDFIAFSAYVNGLCRLDYVNEAYQAFAEMTTRGLVPNNITYNSIISAFCRAGNISEALKLQQKMRQGGLVPDVYTSNILIDGLCREGNLKMVDNHLLDMCSNGLIPDTVTYNTIINAYCRAQDMNGAMNFMNKMFAAGCEPDIFTYNIWMHNLCSNHMLNQAGKVLDELVAMGCHPNSVTYNTLMDGICSDVLDRAMILTGRLIKMAFQPNTITLNVFLSHFCKQGFGKRALMWAEKLREDSFVFDDATRNIIDWAQREMENDPQANNEDIDKCLFLEFLMFMTYETMHSSRFSKARHVPTDKGSDPAGTNMIEILDAG from the exons ATGGAAGAAGAAGGTTATATAGATGCTGGGAGCCTAGGAGGCCGCTTGGTGCCAGTTTGGAGCGTCAAGTGCTGGGAG TTCCTCCATCCCGACCACCGCCGCGTCCTCTCGCTGCCGGCGTCGTGGCGCTCGCTGCCGGCGTCGCTCCGCCACGACGCCCTCCTCGCACTCGCGCGCCTCCTCAAGACCGTCCCGCAATGCCACCTCGCCCTTCACGCCGTCAGCCCCCCACGCTCCTCTGGCACCCCCTCTTCCACCCCACTCGCTGcccgcttcgccgccgcctcccgcctcgCGGTGTCGGCGTCTGCGCTCCGCCCATTCGCCGCAATCCTCCTCGCGGCGCTCCTCCCGGCCGTCTCCCCGGACCTCCTTTCCTGGTCTTCCTCCTACGGAAGCACCGGCGGAAGCGCTCGCGTGCGGTACGCCGCGCTCCGGCTCGCGCTCCACGCGTTTCTCGCCGCGGGCATGGCGGCCGAGGCGCTCCACGTTCTCGCGCGCGTCCGCCGCTCCGGGAATACGCCCAGCCTCTCCGCTCTGGCGGCATTGCTGCGCCTTCTCTTCCGCAGCGGGGAGGTCCGCGCTGCCTGGAACGTGTTCGAGGAAATGGCCACGAGGGGGCCGCGCCCGAGCCTTGCCATCTTCAACGCCATGGTCCTCGGGTTCTGCCACAGGGGGATGCTGCGCGTCGCCTCCGGGCTGCTTGGGGTTCTGGAAAAGAAGTTCAGTATCGTCCCGGATGTGTGCAGCTATAACATCCTTATCAAGGGGCATTGTTTGTTTGGGTGGTCGGGGGACGCCTTCAAACTGTTTGAGGAAATGCGCAGGGCAGGATGTGAGCCAACGGTCGTGACCTATAACATACTGGTGGATGTTCTGTGCCATGAGGGGAGGATGGTGGAAGCGAGGAGCCTGTTCGATGAGATGGCACAGGTGGGGATCAAAGCAAATACAATCACCTTCAATGTCTTGATTGATGGATATGCAAAGACCGGTCTGATGGATGAGGCCAGTGCGGCCTATAAGGAGATGAAAGTGAGGGGATTAGTGCCGGATTCCTGCACCTTCAACATTCTTGCTGCTGGATCCTACAAGTTTGGGCATGCTGCCCAGTTAGTCCATGACCGTGAAATGTTTTGTTCAGATACGGCTGATGACTTGGATGTGTTGGTCTGTAGGCTTTGTTGGGATGGCCGATTGGATGGTGCCTGGGAGCTTCTGCGTGGTGCTATTGAGCAGGGTGTTCCAGTTAGTGTTGCTGGATTTAATGCGTTGATCGCTGCTTATAGCAAGGAGGGACTCCATGACGCAGCTTTTCAACTATATAGAATTATGAACAAGTTGGGACTGGCACCTTCAACACATATTTTTTGTTACTTGGTAATGGGGCTGTGCAATCAAGGAAGGCTTGATGAGGCGCAGCTTGTTGTAGAATACATGGTCAGTAAGGGATATTGTCTAAGCACATCATTTACTATCTACTTGGATGCATCCTTCAGAGAGGGTGATGCAGTCCGTGCTTTGAAATGTTGGGATGATATGGAAAAAATTGGTCTGCAGCCTGATTTTATTGCCTTCTCAGCATATGTCAATGGCCTATGCCGATTAGATTACGTGAATGAGGCTTATCAGGCATTTGCTGAGATGACAACGAGAGGACTTGTACCGAACAATATTACTTACAACTCCATCATATCTGCATTTTGTCGGGCAGGCAATATTTCCGAAGCTTTGAAGTTACAGCAGAAGATGAGGCAGGGTGGCCTTGTTCCTGATGTTTACACGAGCAACATTCTAATCGACGGCTTGTGCAGAGAAGGAAACTTGAAGATGGTGGACAACCATTTATTGGACATGTGCAGTAATGGTCTAATCCCGGACACAGTGACATACAATACTATAATCAATGCTTATTGCAGGGCTCAGGATATGAACGGCGCTATGAATTTCATGAATAAGATGTTTGCAGCTGGTTGTGAACCAGATATTTTCACATATAATATTTGGATGCATAACCTCTGCAGCAACCATATGTTGAACCAAGCAGGGAAGGTGTTAGATGAGCTTGTTGCTATGGGTTGTCATCCTAATTCAGTTACATACAATACATTGATGGATGGCATTTGCAGTGATGTTCTTGATCGAGCTATGATACTGACTGGCAGGCTGATTAAGATGGCTtttcaaccaaacactatcaCACTTAATGTTTTTCTTTCTCATTTCTGCAAGCAAGGGTTTGGGAAGAGAGCCCTTATGTGGGCTGAGAAGCTCAGAGAAGATTCTTTTGTTTTTGATGATGCTACTAGAAATATAATTGATTGGGCACAAAGGGAAATGGAGAATGATCCCCAGGCTAACAACGAGGACATAGATAAGTGCCTGTTTCTCGAGTTCTTAATGTTCATGACATATGAGACTATGCACAGCAGCAGATTCTCAAAGGCTAGGCATGTGCCTACAGATAAAGGTTCTGATCCTGCTGGCACCAACATGATCGAAATTTTGGATGCTGGTTGA
- the LOC101772502 gene encoding probable WRKY transcription factor 48 produces the protein MALDSVPTYLRDLGSHRATRTQQQRVRKDERTWTSDTYAPYDDGHQWRKYGEKKLSNSNFPRFYYRCTYKNDMKCPATKQVQQKDTSDPPLFSVTYFNHHTCSTSSNPLKGNGDTAAQSSSRKAVSICFSPHTASEQPTFLTSSALPQSPSIHSYRGNQQPERNPYASQFQWTDTSSPTSSGPFMLEVDNVSGASASSSSAGALPRTLLPIGQSRCIEYFHFL, from the exons ATGGCTCTGGACTCTGTTCCTACTTATCTCAGAGACTTGGGATCCCACAGGGCTACCAGAACCCAGCAGCAAAGGGTCAG GAAAGATGAGCGCACCTGGACCTCGGACACTTATGCACCTTATGACGACGGGCACCAGTGGAGGAAGTATGGCGAGAAGAAGCTCTCTAACTCCAACTTCCCAAG GTTCTATTACAGATGCACCTACAAGAACGACATGAAGTGCCCTGCCACAAAGCAGGTGCAGCAGAAGGACACCAGTGATCCGCCATTGTTCTCCGTCACTTATTTCAACCATCACACCTGCAGCACCAGCTCAAATCCCTTAAAAGGAAATGGAGATACCGCAGCGCAGTCATCTTCAAGAAAGGCAGTATCAATCTGCTTCAGCCCACACACCGCCAGCGAGCAACCCACGTTCTTGACATCCTCGGCTCTGCCACAATCCCCTAGCATACATTCTTACAGAGGCAATCAACAACCAGAGAGGAACCCCTATGCAAGCCAGTTTCAGTGGACAGACACATCGTCACCTACAAGTAGCGGTCCGTTTATGTTGGAGGTTGACAATGTTTCAGGAGCAAGCGCTTCGTCCAGCAGCGCAGGTGCTCTGCCGAGGACATTGCTGCCGATCGGTCAGTCCAGATGCATCGAGTACTTCCATTTCTTGTGA